CATGTTCGCGTGCAATGGGCAGTGCTTTTTCTGTTAAATTCCATAAAACAACACGTTCATCGGTTTTACTTTTTGTGGGCGATATAAGTTCTAAATCTTGTAATTTTTTTAAAGCTTTAGTAATGGCGGCAGGAGAAACCGAGAGGGTTTCTGCCATCCGAGCATTTGTTGTTGGTTCCCCATTCAGGAGCATCAGAAGGTGCTCTTGAGTAGAAGTTAATTTGATGTCACTTTGACACTTTCCAAGAAGAATTTCGTGCTTATTTTCAGCGAATTGCATGACTTGAGATAAGAATTGATCAATTTGATTTTCTAAATTTGTATGCATAATCCCTCTCCTCGTATAATATATTTTATGGGTATTTTTCACCCCAATTTTCTAACAATTGTTATCGTTTTACTTGACTATTGTGACGTTTCCCAGAATAATTATTCTTAGGAATGGACTCAAAAGGAATATGCTAACTCTCCTTGTTGCTTCGTCTTCTTCATAAGTCTGCGACCCGAGCTGTATCAAATCTTCCAACTCACTAGCTGTTTCCACCGTGATTACTCTGCTCTTAGTAGCGAGCAGGCGGTAAGTAATCGCTGTGATGGGTATTCTAATAAGCGAGGATGAAGGGATACAGAGTTCTGGGGAATCTCTCAGTAGTCAAGTATAGTTTCCTAATCAAATGAAAGGAGGTCCTTCCAAATGAAATGTTTTGTCGGTTTAGACGTCAGCTCTACCAAACTCGATGTGTGCATCATGTCAAATGACACGGAACTTGGAGTCTTGTACGCTGCTTCACTTACCAATGATATGATTGGTGCTTCTGAAATCAAAGAACAAGTACTCTCACTTAACGAAAAGTATGAATTTAATAGAGTCGTCATTGGCATGGAAGCCACATCCCTCTACAGTTTTCATCCTGCAATGTTCTTCCACGAAGACTCGGAGTTAAAGCAGCTCGGAGTCGAGGTCATGGTGGAACAACCAGCCAAAATAAAGAAATATCGTGAGGCATTCGAAGAAAACAAGAATGATACCCTTGATGCTTTCTACATCGCGGATTACTTCCGCATTGAACGCTTTACAAGATCTTATCTTAAAGAAGAAAAGTATCTGGCACTACAACATCTCACAAGAACTCGACTTCAGCTCGTGGAACAATTAGTACGTACAAAACAACACTTCATTGAAAACATCTACTACAAGTGCAATACGCTCTCTGCGGAATTAAAGAATGAAGAATTGAGTACCTCTGTTTGGTCTGCCACAATTATGACACTCATGACCGAAGATTACACGCTAGATGAACTCGCAAATACTCCTCTTGAAGATTTCACGGAACTCATCCAGAAACTCGGGCGAGGTCGCTTCAAAGCTCCTGAGAAACTTGCAAAAGCAATAAAAGCTGCCATAAAAGGAAGTTACCGCTTATCACTCGTCCAACAAGATTCTGTCAATATTGTACTCAGTCTCCTTGCTCGCGAAATACGGAGTTTAGAGAAGATGATTAAAGAAATTGATCGAGCCATTGAAGACATGGTAGAAATTATCCCTGAATACCAATGTTTGACCAGTGTACCTGGTATTGGAAAGGTATTCGCTGCAGGAATTATCGCTGAAATAGGACAGATTGAACGCTTTAAAGACCATCCTCAAGTCGCTAAATATGCTGGCTTGAATTGGAAAGAAACACAATCTGGCAATACCTCATCTCAAAATACTTCTCTTGCAAAACGAGGCAATCGTTATCTTCGCTATTACTTAGTTGAAGCCGCCAACTCTGTACGAAGACATAACGTGGAATACGCAGAGTTTTACAAGAAAAAGAAAGATGAAGTCCCCAAACATAAACACAAAAGAGCCGTCGTTTTAACCGCAAGAAAACTTGTGCGTCTGGTGGATGTGCTACTACGCAACCACCAACTCTATACGCCACCAAGGAGGTTTATGGAAGATAATTAGTTTTATCTGCACAATTCCTTGTCTAGCCTAGTAAAATTTGCCAAATTTTACTAGATTCTTTCGTGCTGTCTTTTTTCAAGATTTTTACTCAGAATCTAGCAACTTATCATTTGACTTAATACCACTAGACTTTCATTTACTGGTTAATAATAACACGGCTCCTATTAAATGTCAACCAGTTAATATTAAAGAAGAAAGAAAAATAAAGTAAAAAAACAAATAGGGGGCTTGTCATTTGTCAGCCAGTGTGCTATAATATATCAGTCCGACTTTTTAGATACACTTGTATCTTTCGGGGATTTTTAAGGAGGTACTTTTGCTTGGCAAAAGATGATGTTATCGAAATTGAAGGTAAAGTAGTTGATACTATGCCGAATGCGATGTTCACTGTTGAACTTGAAAATGGTCACAAAGTTTTGGCGACGATTTCTGGAAAAATTCGTAAGAATTATATCCGTATCCTGCCTGGCGACCGCGTGCAAGTGGAAATGTCACCATATGATTTGACACGTGGACGCATTACCTACCGTTTTAAATAACCTGGACATTCATTGAGTGCGAAAGCACAGTAACCTATAGAAAGGAAGACACAATGAAAGTAAGACCATCAGTTAAACCAATCTGCGAATACTGTAAAGTAATTCGTCGTAACGGTCGTGTTATGGTAATTTGCCCTGTAAATCCAAAACATAAACAACGTCAGGGATAGAAAGGAACTATTAAATTATGGCTCGTTTTGCTGGAGTTGATATTCCAAACGAAAAACGTATCGTTATTTCATTGACATACGTTTACGGTGTTGGACTTCAAACTGCTAAAAAAGTGCTTGCTGCTGCAGGTGTTTCAGAAGATGTACGTACTAAAGACCTTACATCTGATCAAGAAGACGCAATTCGTCGTGAACTTGACGGCTTGAAACTCGAAGGAGATCTTCGTCGTGAAGTAAACCTCAACATCAAACGCTTAATGGAAATTGGTAGCTACCGTGGTATGCGTCACCGTCGTGGACTTCCTACACGTGGACAAAACACAAAAAACAATGCACGTACTCGTAAGGGTCCTGCTAAAGCTATCGCTGGTAAGAAAAAATAATCTAGAAAGGAGTTAAAATGGCAAAAATTACTCGTAAACGTCGTGTGAAAAAGAATATTGAAACTGGTATCGCCCACATTCAATCAACTTTTAACAACACTATCATTATGATTACTGACGTTCATGGTAACGCTCTTGCTTGGTCATCTGCAGGCTCACTTGGTTTCAAAGGTTCTAAAAAATCTACACCATTCGCTGCACAAATGGCATCTGAAGCTGCTGCTAAAGCTGCTCAAGAGCAAGGGTTGAAAACAGTATCTGTTACAGTTAAAGGTCCTGGTTCTGGTCGTGAATCTGCAATCCGTGCACTCGCGGCTGCTGGTCTTAACGTAACTTCTATTAGTGATGTGACTCCTGTACCTCACAATGGTGCACGTCCTCCAAAACGTCGTCGTGTATAATCGTTAGTGAGTTGCAAAATCACTTTACTTTTCTTTTAGAGGAGACTATACATGATTGAGTTTGAAAAACCAAAAATTATTAAATTTGACGAAACAGAATTTTACGGTAAGTTTGTAGTAGAACCACTTGAACGTGGTTATGGTACAACTTTGGGTAATTCTTTGCGTCGCGTTCTCTTGTCTTCATTGCCTGGATCTGCTGTTACTTCAATTCAAATTGAAGGTGTTCAACATGAATTTGCAACAATCCCTGGTGTACGTGAAGATGTGGTCCAAATTATCCTTGCTATTAAAGGACTTGCGATCAAATCTTACGTTGAAAATGAAAAACAAATTGAGCTTGACGTTACTGGACCTATGACAGTAACTGCAGGTGACATTTTGACAGATAGTGATATCGAAATTGTCAATAAAGACCATTATCTTTTCTCTATCGCAGAAGGTCATTCTATGCGTGCTGTAATGACAGTAAACAAAGGTTACGGATACGTTCCTGCTGACGAAAACAAAGTCGAAGGTGCACCAATCGGTACTATTGCTGTGGACTCAATTTACACACCAGTTAGCAAAGTTAACTATCAAGTAGAACCAGCTCGTGTAGGTGGTGATGCATCTTACGATAAGTTGACTTTGGAAATCACTACAAACGGCACAATCGTTGCTGATGATGCTTTGTCTCTCTCTGCGAAGATTTTGACAGATCACTTGAACTTGTTTGTTGACTTGTCAGAAACAGCTTCAGAATCTGAAACTCTCGTGGCTAAAGAAGAAGTTAAAACAGAACGTGTCCTCGATAAAATTATCGAAGAAATGGACTTCTCAGTTCGTGCTTACAATGGTTTGAAACGCGCTGGAATCAATACCGTAGCTGATATTGTGGAAATGAGTGAAGCTGACATGATTAAAGTCAAAAACCTCGGTCACAAATCAGTAGAAGAAGTCAAGGTTAAATTGACTGACTTGGGCTTGGAGCTCAAAAAACGAAAATAATACAGGAGGAAAAAAATGGGTTACCGTAAACTTGGACGCACATCTTCACAACGTAAAGCTATGCTTCGTGATTTGACAACTGATCTTATCATCAACGAAACTATCGTTACAACTGAAGCTCGTGCTAAAGAAATCCGTAAAACAGTTGAAAAGATGATCACTCTTGGTAAACGTGGTGACTTGCACGCTCGTCGTCAAGCAGCAGCTTACGTTCGTAACGAAATCGCTATTAAAGATTTCAACGAAGAAACTGAAACTTTCCCAACTGCACTTCAAAAATTGTTCGACGATATTGCTAAACGCTACGAAGGCCGTAACGGTGGTTACACTCGTATCTTGAAAGTTGAACCACGTCGTGGTGATGCTGCCCCTATGGCAATCATCGAGCTTGTTTAAGAGAGTTCGGATTTAAATATTATATAAGATTACTTATTGAGTGTTATGATGATGGCGCTGTGTTTGAGTTGACGTATTAACGTCGAGTAGCACTGCTTAGTCTAGCTCTGTCTACCGAAATATTTCTTTCGGTAGTTCACTCAATATGTTTTTTTTTTTTTTGCTTTTTTATAAAAATCTTGGCCTCTTTTATGTAAAGAGGCCTTTTTGGAATATATTCTTTAAAAATTCTTGTCATAGAAAAGAAAACAGTCAGTGAAGTCTGTCTTTTGATATGTTATAATCAAATAATAGGTAAAATAAAAAAGCCTCAAGAGGCTAAAATTAGTCATGCCACTGAATGGAATCGAACCATCGACCTCCACCTTACCATGGTGTTGCTCTACCGACTGAGCTACAGCGGCTATACTTGTG
This window of the Lactococcus garvieae subsp. garvieae genome carries:
- a CDS encoding zinc-dependent MarR family transcriptional regulator, with product MHTNLENQIDQFLSQVMQFAENKHEILLGKCQSDIKLTSTQEHLLMLLNGEPTTNARMAETLSVSPAAITKALKKLQDLELISPTKSKTDERVVLWNLTEKALPIAREHAAHHEATLDSYQQLTQKYTEDEQKVIQDFLHQLAEKFK
- a CDS encoding IS110 family transposase, which encodes MKCFVGLDVSSTKLDVCIMSNDTELGVLYAASLTNDMIGASEIKEQVLSLNEKYEFNRVVIGMEATSLYSFHPAMFFHEDSELKQLGVEVMVEQPAKIKKYREAFEENKNDTLDAFYIADYFRIERFTRSYLKEEKYLALQHLTRTRLQLVEQLVRTKQHFIENIYYKCNTLSAELKNEELSTSVWSATIMTLMTEDYTLDELANTPLEDFTELIQKLGRGRFKAPEKLAKAIKAAIKGSYRLSLVQQDSVNIVLSLLAREIRSLEKMIKEIDRAIEDMVEIIPEYQCLTSVPGIGKVFAAGIIAEIGQIERFKDHPQVAKYAGLNWKETQSGNTSSQNTSLAKRGNRYLRYYLVEAANSVRRHNVEYAEFYKKKKDEVPKHKHKRAVVLTARKLVRLVDVLLRNHQLYTPPRRFMEDN
- the infA gene encoding translation initiation factor IF-1, yielding MAKDDVIEIEGKVVDTMPNAMFTVELENGHKVLATISGKIRKNYIRILPGDRVQVEMSPYDLTRGRITYRFK
- the rpmJ gene encoding 50S ribosomal protein L36 — encoded protein: MKVRPSVKPICEYCKVIRRNGRVMVICPVNPKHKQRQG
- the rpsM gene encoding 30S ribosomal protein S13 encodes the protein MARFAGVDIPNEKRIVISLTYVYGVGLQTAKKVLAAAGVSEDVRTKDLTSDQEDAIRRELDGLKLEGDLRREVNLNIKRLMEIGSYRGMRHRRGLPTRGQNTKNNARTRKGPAKAIAGKKK
- the rpsK gene encoding 30S ribosomal protein S11, which codes for MAKITRKRRVKKNIETGIAHIQSTFNNTIIMITDVHGNALAWSSAGSLGFKGSKKSTPFAAQMASEAAAKAAQEQGLKTVSVTVKGPGSGRESAIRALAAAGLNVTSISDVTPVPHNGARPPKRRRV
- a CDS encoding DNA-directed RNA polymerase subunit alpha, which gives rise to MIEFEKPKIIKFDETEFYGKFVVEPLERGYGTTLGNSLRRVLLSSLPGSAVTSIQIEGVQHEFATIPGVREDVVQIILAIKGLAIKSYVENEKQIELDVTGPMTVTAGDILTDSDIEIVNKDHYLFSIAEGHSMRAVMTVNKGYGYVPADENKVEGAPIGTIAVDSIYTPVSKVNYQVEPARVGGDASYDKLTLEITTNGTIVADDALSLSAKILTDHLNLFVDLSETASESETLVAKEEVKTERVLDKIIEEMDFSVRAYNGLKRAGINTVADIVEMSEADMIKVKNLGHKSVEEVKVKLTDLGLELKKRK
- the rplQ gene encoding 50S ribosomal protein L17, with amino-acid sequence MGYRKLGRTSSQRKAMLRDLTTDLIINETIVTTEARAKEIRKTVEKMITLGKRGDLHARRQAAAYVRNEIAIKDFNEETETFPTALQKLFDDIAKRYEGRNGGYTRILKVEPRRGDAAPMAIIELV